TGCCGCTCCATCTGGAGTCGTCCGGAGACGATCCGAGAGACGTCCAGCAGGTCGTCGACCAGCCTCGTCAGCACTCTGGCATTGCGCTCGATCGTCTCAAGCGCGCGCCCGGCGAGGGCGATGTCCCCCGGCTTTGCGCGGAGAACGTTCAGCCAGCCGGCGATGGCGTTCAGCGGGGAGCGGAGCTCGTGGGAGAGCATGGCGAGGAATTCGTCCTTGAGCCGGCTCGCGTCCTCCGCGTCGCGTCTGGCCGCGCGCTCAGCCTCATGCACGCGCGCGAGGTCGATGACGAGGGCCACCCGATCCGCCACGAGTCTGAGGAGTTTGAGATCCTCCTCGGTGAACGTGTGCGGGACCGACGAGCCGACGTGGATGACGCCGATGACCCGATCGCCCACTCTGAGCGGCACACCGACGAGCGACTTGACCCGGTCACGCAGGAACGGGCTCAGGACTTCGACCTCGGCGAGGTCGCGAAAGATCAGGCCGGACTCGCTGAGGGCAATGCGGCCGGCGGCTCCGGATCCCAGCGGGATGCGCACCGCCTCGGCGACCACTTCCCGCAGCCCGTCCGACGAGACCGGGATGAGGTCGGCGCCGTCCTCGCTCAGCAGCAGAATCGTCGCGGTGTCGCTGGCCAGTGCCTCGCGGACCCGGGCCAGCAGCTCACGCATGAGGCCGGCCGCCGAAACCTCGTGGAGCGGCGTCTCCGTGACCAGCTGGACCTGCCGAAGCATTCCGGTCACACGCTCGGCGTCGGCTCGCGCCGCGCGCTCCCGGCCAAGAAGCGCCTCACGCTCGTCGGCCGTCGCCTTCTCCTGTCGCCTGGCTCGGTGCAAGGCCTCGGTGAGCCCGCTCA
The sequence above is a segment of the Candidatus Methylomirabilota bacterium genome. Coding sequences within it:
- a CDS encoding ATP-binding protein is translated as MPVPRLAPLGVRPVWLRYAVATATVVVAVVLRELLDPVWGPKLPLLTFYPAVMVAAWFGGLGPGLLATVTSAATAKYLWLVPVHSLTVSNVGDLIALVLFVGFGVLMSGLTEALHRARRQEKATADEREALLGRERAARADAERVTGMLRQVQLVTETPLHEVSAAGLMRELLARVREALASDTATILLLSEDGADLIPVSSDGLREVVAEAVRIPLGSGAAGRIALSESGLIFRDLAEVEVLSPFLRDRVKSLVGVPLRVGDRVIGVIHVGSSVPHTFTEEDLKLLRLVADRVALVIDLARVHEAERAARRDAEDASRLKDEFLAMLSHELRSPLNAIAGWLNVLRAKPGDIALAGRALETIERNARVLTRLVDDLLDVSRIVSGRLQMERQRVDVVPLVEAIVDTMRPAALEKGITLRSILHRGTGLLWGDPARLQQVADNLIANAIKFTPAGGVVEVRVHGGPSEVLVTVSDTGQGISPEFLPYVFERFRQADTGPARTHGGLGLGLAIVRHLVELHGGTVDAESPGEGQGARFTVRLPVLKDGQPLPG